CATGCCAAAAAGTATAATTTCGATGAAATTACCTAGAATGTGACTTAAATAGATATCAGTTGTCCATATATAAAGGAAAGTGATATAATGGTATGTAAGAATAAATCTAGATGTGATATCATTCATCAATTGGACAGATTTTTAATTGGAGGAAGAAAGGGTGACTACATAAATCTCGGAAAAATATAGCATTCATTGCTAAGAATCTAATCTTACAAATAACTCAAAGTCAATAAGAATCTAATCTTTGACCTAGTTCTAAAAACAATTATTATAACATAAGCGAAGTGAATATTTTGTACAATTTAATTCGGACAGATTTGGCTCCATGTACTGCATAAATTATGCACTATAACAAGACTATATATAATGCGATAAAGGAATCAGAAGAAAAGATCAATGAAAAAGAGTTTGGAGAGATGTTGCGTCTAAGCATAGATAACATAAAAATAGTATAAGAGAGGATATACATTATAGACACATCAACCCCATGAGTtagttatatttagtaaatgtGTTACAAATATGTTTTAAATGATAAAacccaaaataaaatgaatgttAATAATGAGTTGATAACTTATTTAGACTTAACTCATTTCTATAACTCTCTCTTCATTGTCTCACCTTTACTCACTTTGCACTCTCACCTTAGTTTGGGTATGAATTTTCTtagatttgattaaatatataaatatttcagTAATATGAAGTCGAGTTGACTATGAGTCACTAGATTTGGAGTATATGGAAATAAGTCAAGAATATTCTAATTGAGCCATTTGGATCGGGCTTTTTTTACTCAACCCACCCTATTTGAAGGGTTCAATACATCACgcaagaaaattgtctaaaactTTCAGAAAATCATACTCTTTTCCTGTGTCTTAAATTTAGTACTCGTGTGAAATGCGACTAATTTTATACAGCACATTTTAAATTTAacaatatatatgtatatattatatgGCTAGCCATTTACACGAGCATATATTCACAAACATATCTATACATATTTCCGTAGAAAAAAATTGCGATCTAAactggataaaaaaaaaatgtacataaatTACATCACCTTGAATAAATGCGGTCCAATATAAGATTATGACATCAAACCCTAAAAGTCCTAtgattctttcttctctcaaggACAATTCGACCACATCGATGGTTTTTAAATATTCTCTCATTTCCGGCTttaactatatatataagtgaTAAATGAATTAGAACTTAGTTTTTTACGTGATTTAATTTCCTAGTACGTTGACCATTGCCCGCCATTAGCTCACCCAAGCCCAAATTTAGCATTGCTTTTCCTTTAAGGATGGATGGCTTCGGCCCGACAGATATTCGGCCCAGATTGGCCTATTAtggcccgacccggcccgacccggcCCGGACCGGCCCGGCCCGTCATTCGAGCCGGCTGGCTTAGCCTAAAACCACCTCAAAACCCCTCTTTTTCCCTCGCTCTTCCGACTTCCGTCGTCGAGAAATCCAGAGGCCGCTCcatcctccgcctcctccggcCGTCGCCGATCGGACGCCGGTACGTGTTTCCTCCTTCTCCTGATCTTCGCGCGGTTCGTGGGTTTTCCTGGGTTTTTCTTGGAAATTCGTCGTTGGCTCGATGGGTCGATGTCCGTCCCGTTTTGTCCTCGCCGCTTTCTGTTCGATTCGTCGGGTCCGGGGCTGTAGCACACCGCGAGTTGAAGGCGGGTTCGAACTGTCCGCGCGAGATTTCCCACGTTTCGGTTTGCTGAGATCGAGATGGGTTTAGATGAATCCGCTTACTTTCGCGATAGCTGAGAGCGGGTTGTGGGGAACTGTTGATGAAGTTGAAATTTGGAAAGGAAGCAGCCCCTGAAATGATGAACTTGGCCCAACCATATtgtcattctttttccttttattttgttggGGTGGTTATAGTGTTGGGAAAGCTTCTGTTTTGATAAATTCTTGAGGATTTATGCTTACTGTGTCTACAGTCTTTTCGCCAGAAATGACGAAGTTTAGGAAGCTTGGTAGGCCTGCTGCTCACAGAATGTCCATGCTGAGGTTTTGTTTGCAACCCTGTCgtaaatatttgaatttgaacCTTTTGGGCTTGTAAAGGTTTTTCATTTGATGGAATTATTCGGGTGGACAGGACAATGGTATCGCAGTTGGTGAAACATGAGCGCATCGAAACCACTGTGGCTAAGGTAAGTTGCCGTACGATTCGTTTTTGCATCTATGGAGTGCTTGACAATGATTACCAttttaactgcatatttctgaTAGATCTTTGAAAATGCAGGCCAAAGAGGTCCGGCGGTTAGCAGATAATATGGTACAGTTTGGTAAAGAGGTAGGATCATGTCATTATTCTTATATTATTGCCTTTGATGATGATAGATTTACAGTTACCCCTGAAGGACATGGTTTTTAGGTTATAGCCAATAATATTGTTGGTCAATGCCTTGAGATGTTATGGGAGCTTTATTAATCAATGTTGGACTTTGCTTCATTCTCATCTTACACTCCAAAGTGGGGTTAGGTTAGCCTTTTGCCATCACAGTTCTACTGCTTAAGCACTTGCTGGTGGCTGGTTCAATCTGGATACTGAAGATGTTAGCTTTGCTGCTTCTAGATGTTAGgttgttgaaaacaaaattttttcagAACTTGAACATCTGGTATTGTAGTGCTCAACTTATCTGAAAGTATACTAGTTGAAATACTTTACATTGATCGGTACGAAACTTGTAATATGGGACATTAGGGCCAAAGGGCATGACGTTTCTCAATTGTGAGCCCTCGTCTTTTgacattgtttcatttttaCGATTTTGTTTATTATCATTAAGATCACATATTGAAACTCTGACGGGAGACATTTTCTGGGACATGATTGTAATGGCTCAGCTCTTGcattgattcaatttcaacattTAATTTTTGAGATTGGTACTACGATTTTACTGTTCAAACTTTGACAAGTAGGATGTTCATGTGATATTTCTGTTTTTATCTTGACTAGATATTGTTGGagtgataaaattgaaagaatatTGAAAGTTGAGTGTTTTGCTAATTCAAAGTGAAGTTCCATGGTAAAAATGAAATACTACTGAAAGTTTAACAATTGACGAAGAGTTTTACCTTAGTGTCTTGGGTATGCATCTTCATACACTTGATAGTATTGTCCTATCCTATTTGACTATCTCTACCGCCAGTCAAGTGAAATTTTGTGCTGAGTTTATTTTAGTTCGACTGATTGGCGCTTTTGCGATACTTGTTATATTTTGCCAGGGTACCCTTCATGCTGCTAGGCAAGCAGCTGCTTTTGTGCGAGGAGATGATGTCCTTCACAAACTATTCACCGAACTGGCCTATAGATACAAGTGACTATAAGCTCATTAATCTTTCATCCCTTCATTTGTCATGAACCTTACCCTTTTCAATATATGTGAACACAGAGATCGAGCTGGTGGATATACGAGACTTCTTCGAACTCGCATTCGAGTTGGTGATGCTGCACCCATGGCTTATATTGAGTAAGGCCATAATTCTATTTCTTGCTTATAAAGTATGTAAAATGTATTAAATCTGTCTTCCACTCTGCCATCTCATGAGCTAGAATAGGCTGTGTAGGTGGATTAATAATATGCAATATATGTATCTAGTTTGATCCAATGTCTATATAGTTACTTGTGACATAGAGAGGGAGTTCAGCGAGTCGTTAAGCGGAACAGTATGAAACTTCAACATCAGTTTCCTGTGTTTTGGggggagagggaaagagagagagagagagagagagagaggtggggggGGACGGTAGGTAGATAAAGAAGCTTTTAGATGTATAAACcaggagggaagaagaaaaagttcattCCTTATTTTGGGAAAGATTGAGGGTATTATCTCAAGCATGTTTTTGAGTGAGTATGGACCACCCCTCTAATGAGTTTATTAGTGGAGGTTTGAGGAAGCTTCACGCAAGCCCATTGAATACCCAGTGAAAAGTGATCCTAATTGATtaagttttttcaattttttataaaaaaaaaataacctgCACTAGTAGTTCATGATGAATCATGATGTCACTTTGGTGATGTTTTCGTGTGCATTCTCAGGGGGTTATGCAATTAGATGTCTTAACTGGTTATATTTTGCTGAATGATGTTTGAACAGGTTTATTGACAGAGAAAATGAACTTAGACAGTCGAAGCCTCCAGTCCCTCAGCCTCCACAAAGACCTCCTATGGATCCCTGGACAAGATCGAAGCTTTGCAA
This region of Eucalyptus grandis isolate ANBG69807.140 chromosome 8, ASM1654582v1, whole genome shotgun sequence genomic DNA includes:
- the LOC104415873 gene encoding 50S ribosomal protein L17; the protein is MTKFRKLGRPAAHRMSMLRTMVSQLVKHERIETTVAKAKEVRRLADNMVQFGKEGTLHAARQAAAFVRGDDVLHKLFTELAYRYKDRAGGYTRLLRTRIRVGDAAPMAYIEFIDRENELRQSKPPVPQPPQRPPMDPWTRSKLCKQFAPPKEEKFSEPDA